From Granulicella sp. WH15, the proteins below share one genomic window:
- a CDS encoding Ig domain-containing protein, with protein MMKIIKAVHVTVRSLRLLALLSPVLLLLACNPGGGTSAPSSGTASPVALASTTLPYGLLNTAYAANLEASDGTQPYTFALSSGSLPTGLTLSSTGRISGTPTAPANATFIAQVTDASTPQSRATHSYTLTIVGPLALSSSTLDAGQVGTPYTSGPLPITGGAAPYTATLASGALPAGLTLSPTGILTGTPTTPGTYTFDIAVHDSEPTPQTASASYSLVIKPVPLALSYPATTKGALGTAFTLAPTTFTGGTKPVTLAVTSGTLPAGLTLGSDGSIKGTPTSSGVFPLIITATDSTVPAQVVTAPLALNIFSSTTSVTVDTTKALATVPSTGIGIHTSVYDPSLSDTAALPALLATSGIRMLRYPGGSYSDNYHWAQYTLTPIFASTTPACGVTPNGYLAPHTDFGYFLKTLAATGTQAIITVNYGTSVADAKGTRSTGTQGGGVTAPSTCSEPNRGGQPQEAAAWVAYTNGDPASTQSIGIDDVGFDWKTVGFWASLRAATPLPTDDGYNFLRLGLTAPVGIKYWEIGNEIYYNGYNSNNNTESDVHAPYVYTAGYGSTYASRANVAELSSTAYGTNAARYIQAMRAVDPTIKLGIVVSSAIDPIPSTWTPAVLTAVCAATSFDFAILHYYPGTYNATTAAQLLSSPQADMPRLVSGIQSNVAAACPASASAVQIFVTETNPDGTLATGTPASIPGLYATHEILTALESGVANIDWLELHAGAGTFLGEGTETPGPAFYGIELAHLLADVGDTLVSASSTNSTLLAHAALQASGKKAILLLNADPANTANVQVTVTGSTLGATATQYSFGIATSQSGSTLPATSFTIPGNTFSVVIPPYTATELVIP; from the coding sequence ATGATGAAAATAATCAAGGCGGTCCACGTAACCGTCCGTTCTCTGCGTCTTTTAGCACTCCTCTCTCCCGTTCTGCTGCTCCTCGCCTGCAACCCCGGCGGCGGCACCTCCGCACCCTCGTCCGGTACAGCATCGCCCGTAGCCCTGGCCTCCACCACACTGCCCTACGGCCTCCTGAACACCGCCTACGCAGCCAACCTCGAAGCCTCCGACGGCACCCAGCCCTACACCTTCGCCCTCAGCTCGGGCAGCCTGCCCACAGGTCTCACCCTCAGCTCCACCGGCCGCATCAGCGGCACGCCGACGGCCCCGGCCAACGCCACCTTCATCGCCCAGGTAACCGACGCCTCCACTCCCCAGAGCCGCGCCACCCACAGCTACACCCTCACCATCGTAGGCCCGCTGGCCTTGTCCTCCTCCACTCTCGACGCCGGACAAGTCGGCACCCCCTACACCAGCGGTCCCCTGCCAATCACCGGCGGAGCCGCCCCCTACACAGCCACGCTCGCCAGCGGAGCCTTGCCCGCGGGCCTCACCCTCAGCCCCACCGGCATCCTGACCGGAACCCCGACCACCCCCGGCACCTACACCTTCGACATCGCCGTCCACGACAGTGAACCCACACCCCAGACCGCATCCGCAAGCTACTCTCTGGTCATCAAGCCCGTTCCCCTCGCCTTGTCCTACCCGGCGACCACCAAGGGAGCCCTCGGCACCGCCTTCACCCTGGCCCCCACCACCTTCACCGGGGGCACCAAGCCGGTCACGCTCGCCGTCACCTCCGGCACCCTGCCCGCAGGCCTCACCCTCGGTTCCGACGGTAGCATCAAGGGCACTCCCACCTCCTCGGGTGTCTTCCCCCTCATCATCACGGCTACCGATAGCACCGTCCCCGCCCAGGTCGTCACCGCACCCCTCGCCCTCAACATCTTCAGCAGCACCACCTCCGTCACGGTCGACACCACCAAGGCCCTGGCCACCGTGCCCTCCACCGGCATCGGCATCCACACCTCCGTCTACGACCCCAGCCTCTCCGACACCGCCGCCCTGCCCGCGCTGCTGGCCACCTCCGGCATCCGTATGCTGCGCTACCCCGGCGGCTCCTACTCGGACAACTACCACTGGGCCCAGTACACCCTGACCCCCATCTTCGCCTCGACGACCCCGGCCTGCGGCGTCACGCCCAACGGATACCTGGCCCCCCACACCGACTTCGGCTACTTCCTCAAGACGCTGGCCGCCACCGGCACCCAGGCCATCATCACGGTCAACTACGGCACCTCGGTGGCCGACGCGAAGGGCACTCGCTCCACCGGCACCCAGGGCGGCGGCGTCACCGCGCCCAGCACCTGCTCCGAGCCCAACCGTGGCGGCCAACCGCAGGAGGCCGCCGCCTGGGTCGCCTACACCAACGGCGACCCCGCCAGCACCCAGAGCATCGGCATCGACGACGTGGGCTTCGACTGGAAGACCGTCGGCTTCTGGGCCAGCCTGCGCGCCGCCACCCCGCTGCCTACCGACGACGGCTACAACTTCCTCCGTCTCGGCCTCACCGCTCCCGTCGGCATCAAGTACTGGGAGATCGGCAACGAGATCTACTACAACGGCTACAACTCCAACAACAACACCGAGTCCGACGTCCACGCGCCCTATGTCTATACCGCTGGCTACGGCAGCACCTACGCCTCCCGCGCCAACGTAGCCGAGCTATCGTCCACGGCCTACGGGACCAACGCCGCCCGCTACATCCAGGCCATGCGCGCGGTCGATCCCACCATCAAGCTGGGCATCGTGGTCAGCTCGGCCATCGACCCTATCCCCTCCACCTGGACCCCGGCCGTCCTCACCGCCGTCTGCGCCGCCACCAGCTTCGACTTCGCCATCCTGCACTACTACCCCGGCACCTACAACGCCACCACCGCCGCGCAGCTACTCTCCTCGCCCCAGGCCGACATGCCCCGGCTCGTCTCCGGCATCCAGTCGAACGTCGCCGCAGCCTGCCCTGCGAGCGCCAGCGCCGTCCAGATCTTCGTCACCGAGACCAACCCCGACGGCACCCTGGCCACGGGCACGCCGGCCTCCATCCCCGGCCTCTACGCCACCCACGAGATCCTGACCGCGCTCGAGTCCGGCGTTGCCAACATCGACTGGCTGGAACTGCACGCCGGAGCCGGAACCTTCCTGGGCGAGGGCACCGAGACGCCCGGCCCGGCTTTCTACGGCATCGAACTGGCCCACCTGCTGGCCGACGTGGGCGATACCCTCGTCAGCGCCTCGTCCACCAACTCGACCCTGCTGGCCCACGCCGCGCTCCAGGCCAGCGGCAAGAAGGCGATCCTGCTGCTCAACGCCGACCCAGCCAATACCGCGAACGTTCAGGTCACCGTCACCGGCAGCACCCTGGGAGCCACCGCCACCCAGTACAGCTTCGGCATCGCCACCAGCCAGAGCGGCTCCACATTGCCCGCGACGTCCTTCACGATCCCCGGCAATACCTTCTCTGTGGTTATCCCGCCTTACACCGCTACAGAGCTGGTCATCCCATAA
- a CDS encoding aldo/keto reductase, with protein sequence MERRDFLKSAAAMGVAAATGAASGQTAKGAVKRPESPEMVYRQLGTTGETVSAIGLGGYHLGKQKDANESIRLMHAGIDRGITFLDNCWDYNDGISEVRMGQALRNGYREKVFLMTKMDGRTAVEYDKQLEQSLGRLQTDMIDLVQFHEVIRMEDPDRIFAAGGAIEAAVAAQKAGKIRYIGFTGHKDPAVHLRMLETAQKHGFHFDTVQMPVNVMDAHFRSFTREVMPVAIKQGIGVLAMKTFGDHFILDSNTVKPIEALHYGLTQPVSVVITGIDSMEILEQAMTAAKTFKPMTEAEVKSLLDRTAVAASEGKYELFKTTPHFDGTAANPKWLG encoded by the coding sequence ATGGAGCGGAGAGATTTTTTGAAGTCGGCGGCGGCGATGGGTGTGGCGGCGGCTACGGGGGCGGCCAGCGGGCAGACGGCTAAGGGTGCGGTGAAGAGGCCCGAGTCGCCGGAGATGGTCTATCGGCAGCTTGGGACCACGGGCGAGACGGTCTCGGCGATTGGGCTGGGCGGATACCACCTGGGCAAGCAGAAGGACGCGAACGAGAGCATCCGGCTGATGCACGCGGGCATTGACCGCGGGATTACTTTCCTCGATAACTGCTGGGACTACAACGACGGCATCTCCGAGGTGCGGATGGGGCAGGCGCTGCGCAACGGCTATCGGGAGAAGGTCTTCCTGATGACGAAGATGGACGGGCGCACGGCGGTCGAGTACGACAAACAGCTCGAGCAGTCGCTGGGGCGGCTGCAGACCGACATGATCGACCTGGTGCAGTTCCACGAGGTGATCCGGATGGAAGATCCCGACCGCATCTTCGCGGCGGGCGGGGCGATTGAGGCGGCGGTGGCGGCGCAGAAGGCGGGCAAGATTCGCTACATCGGGTTCACTGGGCACAAGGACCCGGCGGTGCATCTGCGGATGCTGGAGACCGCGCAGAAGCACGGCTTCCACTTCGATACGGTGCAGATGCCGGTGAACGTGATGGATGCGCACTTCCGCTCGTTTACGCGGGAGGTGATGCCAGTGGCGATCAAGCAGGGGATCGGTGTGCTGGCGATGAAGACCTTTGGCGATCACTTCATTCTGGACAGCAACACGGTGAAGCCGATTGAGGCGCTGCACTATGGGCTGACGCAGCCTGTTTCGGTGGTCATTACGGGCATCGACTCGATGGAGATTCTGGAGCAGGCGATGACGGCGGCGAAGACCTTCAAGCCGATGACGGAGGCTGAGGTGAAGAGCCTGCTGGACCGGACGGCGGTGGCGGCGAGTGAGGGGAAGTACGAGTTATTCAAGACGACTCCGCACTTTGATGGGACGGCGGCGAATCCGAAGTGGCTGGGGTAG
- a CDS encoding Gfo/Idh/MocA family oxidoreductase: MNRRDFTRLSSIALAASHLPALAQSNTQKPIGYAAIGLGTISDTFMRACVQAKYAKITALVTGHPDTKGVKYAEMYGIPKSSIYTYETFDRIRDNKAVDAVYVGLPNSMHAEYTERAAQAGKHVLCEKPMAISAAECRRMIEACRRANVKLMIAYRCPHDPTHLEAQRILQSGTLGKLQAFESANGFNAPTTPFWRLNKKLAGGGPLMDMGIYSLNAIRFFAQEDPVEFTAVTSTMDHTTGRFAEVEQTMNWTMKFPSGVLATCATAYGANMGGFLRIHGDRDSLEISPAFAYNSNHLHDLGRLGIDLTSPPEQVTHFVIEADHFSHCIRTNTVPKTPGEEGLKDMLAIEAIYKAAGHPIA; the protein is encoded by the coding sequence ATGAATCGCCGCGACTTTACCCGTCTCTCGTCGATCGCCCTGGCCGCAAGCCATCTCCCCGCTCTCGCCCAATCGAATACACAAAAGCCCATCGGCTACGCGGCCATCGGCCTGGGAACCATCTCGGACACCTTCATGCGCGCCTGCGTCCAGGCCAAATACGCGAAGATTACGGCCCTCGTCACCGGCCATCCCGACACCAAGGGCGTCAAGTACGCCGAGATGTACGGCATCCCCAAATCCTCCATCTACACCTACGAGACCTTCGACCGCATCCGCGATAACAAGGCTGTGGACGCCGTCTACGTGGGCCTGCCCAACTCCATGCACGCCGAGTACACCGAGCGCGCCGCGCAGGCGGGCAAGCACGTTCTATGCGAGAAGCCCATGGCCATCTCCGCAGCCGAGTGCCGCCGCATGATCGAGGCCTGCCGCCGCGCCAACGTGAAGCTGATGATCGCCTACCGCTGCCCGCACGACCCCACCCACCTCGAGGCCCAGCGCATCCTGCAATCCGGCACACTGGGCAAGCTGCAAGCCTTCGAGTCGGCCAATGGCTTCAACGCCCCCACCACGCCCTTCTGGCGGCTGAACAAAAAGCTCGCCGGTGGCGGCCCGCTGATGGACATGGGCATCTACTCTCTGAACGCGATCCGCTTCTTCGCCCAGGAAGACCCCGTCGAGTTCACCGCCGTCACCTCCACCATGGACCACACCACCGGCCGCTTCGCCGAGGTGGAGCAGACGATGAACTGGACCATGAAGTTCCCCTCCGGCGTGCTGGCCACCTGCGCCACCGCCTACGGGGCCAACATGGGCGGCTTCCTGCGCATCCACGGCGACAGGGACAGTCTGGAGATCTCGCCCGCATTCGCCTACAACAGCAACCACCTGCACGATCTCGGCAGGCTCGGCATCGACCTGACCAGCCCGCCCGAGCAAGTCACCCACTTCGTGATCGAGGCCGACCACTTCTCCCACTGCATCCGCACCAACACCGTCCCCAAGACGCCGGGCGAAGAGGGCCTCAAGGATATGCTGGCCATCGAGGCGATCTATAAAGCCGCTGGTCACCCCATCGCATAA
- the pyrF gene encoding orotidine-5'-phosphate decarboxylase — protein sequence MNMRFAEQVRVEVERKGNAACVGIDPALERMAGVLLASCKSDGGGQPDAEELLTRFGRLIVDAVADLVPVVKPQSAYFERFGPAGMRALETVMRYAKKKGLLVVLDVKRGDIGETSSAYAEAYLGNGPWAEMVDCLTLAPYMGPDSLEPFARVAMRTGKGLFVCVRTSNPGAAYLQNLIAEGKPVYAHVAEMVAGLAERQGVAGYSDMGAVVGATLASEAREIRAMLPKSLFLVPGLGAQGGSLAVVRDCFDADGGGAIVSSSRGVNYPVGEFTSLDQLGEAVRQAARSFVQDVQSCRTAVV from the coding sequence ATGAATATGCGGTTTGCGGAGCAGGTCCGGGTCGAGGTGGAGCGGAAGGGAAACGCCGCCTGTGTGGGGATCGACCCGGCGCTGGAGCGGATGGCCGGGGTGTTGCTTGCGAGTTGCAAGAGCGACGGCGGGGGCCAGCCCGATGCGGAGGAGCTGCTGACGCGGTTCGGGCGGCTGATCGTGGACGCGGTGGCGGACCTGGTGCCGGTGGTGAAGCCGCAGTCGGCCTACTTCGAGCGGTTCGGGCCAGCGGGTATGCGGGCGCTCGAGACCGTGATGCGCTACGCCAAAAAGAAGGGCCTGCTGGTGGTGCTGGATGTGAAGCGCGGCGATATCGGCGAGACCTCCTCTGCATATGCAGAGGCTTATCTGGGCAACGGGCCGTGGGCCGAGATGGTGGATTGCCTGACGCTGGCTCCGTACATGGGGCCGGATAGTCTGGAACCGTTTGCGCGGGTGGCGATGCGGACCGGCAAGGGGCTGTTTGTGTGTGTGCGGACGTCGAACCCGGGGGCGGCTTATCTGCAGAACCTGATCGCCGAGGGCAAGCCCGTGTACGCGCATGTGGCCGAGATGGTGGCCGGGTTGGCCGAGCGGCAGGGCGTGGCGGGGTATAGCGATATGGGGGCCGTCGTCGGGGCTACGCTGGCGAGCGAGGCTCGGGAGATTCGGGCGATGCTGCCGAAGAGTCTGTTCCTGGTGCCGGGGCTGGGGGCGCAAGGAGGATCGCTGGCGGTGGTGCGGGACTGCTTCGATGCCGATGGCGGGGGTGCGATTGTGAGTAGCTCGCGTGGGGTGAACTATCCGGTAGGGGAGTTTACGTCGCTGGATCAGTTGGGCGAGGCCGTGCGGCAGGCGGCGCGGAGCTTTGTTCAGGATGTGCAGAGCTGTCGGACGGCGGTGGTGTAA